A portion of the Blastochloris tepida genome contains these proteins:
- a CDS encoding SIR2 family NAD-dependent protein deacylase codes for MTGVPAPLTFADIRDGFAAGRLVPYLGAGVFGTDCAVPTTPIALSHALNARVAVSGRIRDNLWQTAQFIESRRHRKTLNALMAEIFRPEVAPTALHRHLATLKLPLIVDTWYDGAMRAALLETGRTDWCEVQGVTRSGEDEDIWTRTFDAAGEEIDPGTADRFTTVLYKPHGAVGTRGTVLVSDSDYVEVLTEIDIQTPIPEVVKARRSALGFVFLGCRFDDQMLRTFARQIAKRSAGPNIWVAEDASLTRNERAFLAEQSIALIDAPLGDALAALAG; via the coding sequence ATGACCGGCGTTCCGGCCCCGCTGACATTCGCCGATATTCGGGACGGCTTTGCCGCCGGCCGGCTGGTGCCCTATCTCGGCGCCGGCGTGTTCGGGACGGACTGCGCGGTGCCGACCACGCCGATCGCGCTGTCGCATGCGCTGAACGCCCGGGTGGCGGTGTCGGGGCGGATTCGCGACAATCTGTGGCAGACCGCACAATTCATCGAGAGCCGGCGCCATCGCAAGACGCTGAATGCGCTGATGGCCGAGATCTTCCGGCCGGAGGTCGCGCCCACGGCGCTGCATCGCCATCTTGCGACGCTGAAGCTGCCGCTGATCGTCGACACCTGGTACGACGGCGCGATGCGGGCGGCGCTGCTGGAGACCGGCCGCACCGATTGGTGCGAGGTCCAGGGCGTCACGCGCTCGGGCGAGGATGAGGACATCTGGACCCGGACGTTCGATGCGGCGGGCGAGGAGATCGACCCCGGCACGGCCGACCGCTTCACCACCGTGCTCTACAAGCCGCATGGCGCGGTGGGCACGCGCGGTACCGTGCTGGTGTCGGATTCCGACTATGTCGAGGTTCTGACGGAAATCGACATCCAGACGCCGATCCCCGAGGTGGTGAAGGCGCGGCGCTCGGCGCTGGGCTTCGTGTTCCTCGGCTGCCGGTTCGACGACCAGATGCTGCGCACCTTCGCGCGCCAGATCGCAAAGCGCTCGGCCGGCCCCAATATCTGGGTGGCCGAGGACGCCTCGCTCACCCGCAATGAGCGGGCCTTTCTCGCCGAGCAGTCGATCGCGCTGATCGACGCGCCGCTTGGCGATGCGCTGGCGGCGTTGGCGGGGTAG
- a CDS encoding 2Fe-2S iron-sulfur cluster-binding protein, translating into MNPTAQCRLASLHFKSRANSRRGRKRSNLIVPNQRLVETRHRYIRAPEGCQISDKTRHACRAAAGRRHDCGHGRRSASYIRERLGLSAPAARPIGRKFQPCGPGRTEKNGFVHFFALLACALLASRRAWSSSRGTDINRGDFPMPNVTFSSPRLHKDVTVYAVAGDRGTVLALAQKNSIPIPFDCQNGECASCLIEVVPLSDKTMGMDLTEKEKTVLKSLGKITPEEIARAENDDIPPRFRLACQMIVRDQDILVRFSGEPGGA; encoded by the coding sequence TTGAACCCGACGGCTCAATGCCGCCTCGCCAGCCTTCACTTCAAGTCGCGTGCCAACTCGCGCCGGGGCCGCAAACGTTCGAATTTAATCGTTCCAAATCAACGGCTTGTTGAAACGCGCCATCGATACATTCGGGCGCCGGAGGGCTGTCAGATCTCCGACAAAACGCGACACGCCTGTCGCGCCGCGGCCGGCCGCCGACACGACTGCGGACACGGCCGGCGATCGGCTTCGTACATCCGCGAACGGCTGGGCCTGTCTGCCCCCGCGGCGCGACCGATCGGCCGCAAGTTCCAGCCATGCGGACCGGGCCGGACGGAAAAGAACGGATTCGTGCACTTTTTTGCCTTGCTGGCCTGCGCCTTGCTTGCTTCGCGGCGCGCGTGGTCGTCATCACGCGGCACGGACATCAACAGGGGGGACTTCCCGATGCCCAACGTCACATTCTCTTCGCCTCGCCTGCACAAGGACGTCACCGTCTACGCCGTGGCCGGCGACCGCGGCACCGTGCTGGCGCTCGCCCAGAAGAACAGCATCCCGATTCCGTTCGATTGCCAGAACGGCGAATGCGCGTCCTGCCTGATCGAGGTCGTCCCGCTGTCCGACAAGACCATGGGCATGGACCTCACCGAGAAGGAAAAGACCGTGCTGAAGTCGCTCGGCAAGATCACGCCCGAGGAGATCGCGCGCGCCGAGAACGACGACATCCCGCCCCGCTTCCGCCTGGCCTGCCAGATGATCGTCCGCGATCAGGACATTCTGGTGCGTTTCAGCGGCGAGCCCGGCGGCGCGTAA
- the nifH gene encoding nitrogenase iron protein — MPRQIAFYGKGGIGKSTTSQNTLAALVEMGQKILIVGCDPKADSTRLILNTKLQDTVLSLAAEAGSVEDLELEDVMKIGYKGIKCTEAGGPEPGVGCAGRGVITAINFLEENGAYDDVDYVSYDVLGDVVCGGFAMPIRENKAQEIYIVMSGEMMALYAANNISKGILKYAHSGGVRLGGLICNERQTDRELDLAEALAKRLNTQMIHFVPRDNIVQHAELRRQTVIQYAPDSKQAQEYRTLAQKIHDNCGKGTIPTPVSMDELEQMLLDFGIMKTEEQQLAELAAKEAAKAAAAR; from the coding sequence ATGCCTCGTCAGATCGCATTCTACGGCAAGGGTGGCATTGGCAAGTCGACCACCTCGCAGAACACGCTCGCGGCGCTGGTCGAGATGGGTCAGAAGATCCTGATCGTCGGCTGCGATCCCAAGGCCGACTCCACCCGCCTGATCCTCAACACCAAGCTCCAGGACACCGTGCTCAGCCTCGCCGCCGAGGCCGGCTCGGTCGAGGACCTCGAGCTCGAAGACGTGATGAAGATCGGCTACAAGGGCATCAAGTGCACCGAGGCCGGCGGTCCGGAGCCGGGCGTCGGCTGCGCCGGCCGCGGCGTCATCACCGCCATCAACTTCCTCGAGGAGAACGGCGCCTATGACGACGTCGACTACGTCTCCTACGACGTGCTCGGCGACGTGGTGTGCGGCGGCTTCGCCATGCCGATCCGCGAGAACAAGGCCCAGGAAATCTACATCGTCATGTCCGGCGAGATGATGGCGCTCTATGCCGCCAACAACATCTCCAAGGGCATTCTGAAGTACGCCCATTCGGGCGGCGTGCGCCTGGGCGGGCTGATCTGCAACGAGCGCCAGACCGACCGCGAGCTCGACCTCGCCGAGGCTCTCGCCAAGCGCCTCAACACCCAGATGATCCACTTCGTGCCGCGCGACAACATCGTGCAGCACGCCGAGCTGCGCCGCCAGACGGTGATCCAGTACGCGCCGGACTCCAAGCAGGCGCAGGAGTACCGCACGCTGGCGCAGAAGATCCACGACAATTGCGGCAAGGGCACCATCCCGACCCCGGTGTCGATGGACGAGCTGGAGCAGATGCTGCTCGACTTCGGCATCATGAAGACCGAGGAGCAGCAGCTCGCCGAACTCGCCGCCAAGGAAGCTGCCAAGGCCGCCGCGGCCCGTTGA
- the nifD gene encoding nitrogenase molybdenum-iron protein alpha chain: MSRDTENDAAFREKLIEEVLSAYPDKFAKRRRKHLAVSKAPAESADEPERVLSECDVKSNIKSIPGVMTIRGCAYAGSKGVVWGPVKDLLHISHGPVGCGHYSGSQRRNYYNGTTGVDAFVTLHVTSDFQERDIVFGGDKKLEKIVDELEVMFPLSKGITVQSECPVGLIGDDIEAVAKKKAKEINKTIIPVRCEGFRGVSQSLGHHIANDTIRDWVLDKKTVEFESTPYDVNIIGDYNIGGDAWASRRLLEEIGLRVIGMWSGDATLAEMERAPKAKLNLIHCYRSMNYICRHMEEKHGVHWLEYNFFGPSQIAASLRKIAKQFGPEIEANAEKVIAKYQPMVDAILAKYKPRLEGKSVMLYVGGLRPRHVVDAYTDLGMEIVGTGYEFAHNDDYQRTGHYVNAGTLIYDDVTGYELEKFVEKIRPDLVGSGIKEKYPVQKMGIPFRQMHSWDYSGPYHGYDGFAIFARDMDLAINNPVWGLFDPPWKKADQKFLEAAE, from the coding sequence ATGAGCCGCGACACCGAGAACGACGCCGCCTTCCGCGAGAAGCTGATCGAGGAGGTGCTGTCCGCCTATCCCGACAAGTTCGCCAAGCGCCGCCGCAAGCACCTCGCGGTCTCCAAGGCGCCGGCCGAGTCCGCCGACGAGCCTGAGCGCGTGCTCTCCGAGTGCGACGTGAAGTCCAACATCAAGTCGATCCCGGGCGTGATGACCATCCGCGGCTGCGCCTACGCCGGCTCGAAGGGCGTGGTGTGGGGCCCGGTGAAGGATCTGCTCCACATCAGCCACGGCCCGGTCGGCTGCGGCCACTATTCCGGCTCGCAGCGCCGCAACTACTACAACGGCACGACGGGCGTCGACGCCTTCGTCACCCTGCATGTCACCTCCGACTTCCAGGAGCGCGACATCGTGTTCGGCGGCGACAAGAAGCTCGAGAAGATCGTCGACGAGCTGGAGGTGATGTTCCCGCTGTCGAAGGGCATCACCGTGCAGTCGGAATGCCCGGTCGGCCTGATCGGCGACGACATCGAGGCGGTGGCCAAGAAGAAGGCCAAGGAGATCAACAAGACGATCATCCCGGTGCGCTGCGAGGGTTTCCGCGGCGTGTCGCAGTCGCTCGGCCACCACATCGCCAACGACACCATCCGCGACTGGGTGCTCGACAAGAAGACGGTCGAGTTCGAGTCGACGCCCTACGACGTCAACATCATCGGCGACTACAATATCGGCGGCGACGCCTGGGCCTCGCGCCGTCTCCTTGAGGAGATCGGGCTGCGCGTCATCGGCATGTGGTCGGGCGACGCGACGCTGGCCGAGATGGAACGCGCGCCGAAGGCCAAGCTCAACCTCATCCACTGCTACCGGTCGATGAACTACATCTGCCGGCACATGGAGGAGAAGCACGGCGTCCATTGGCTGGAATACAACTTCTTCGGCCCGAGCCAGATCGCGGCGAGCTTGCGCAAGATCGCCAAGCAATTCGGCCCCGAGATCGAGGCGAACGCGGAGAAGGTGATCGCCAAGTACCAGCCGATGGTCGACGCCATCCTGGCCAAGTACAAGCCGCGGCTCGAAGGCAAGTCGGTGATGCTGTATGTCGGCGGCCTGCGCCCGCGTCACGTCGTCGATGCCTACACCGACCTCGGCATGGAGATCGTCGGCACCGGCTACGAGTTCGCCCACAACGACGATTACCAGCGCACCGGGCATTATGTGAACGCCGGCACGCTGATCTATGACGACGTCACCGGCTACGAGCTGGAGAAGTTCGTCGAGAAGATCCGTCCCGACCTCGTCGGCTCCGGCATCAAGGAGAAGTACCCGGTCCAGAAGATGGGCATTCCGTTCCGCCAGATGCACTCGTGGGACTATTCCGGTCCCTACCATGGCTATGACGGCTTCGCGATCTTCGCCCGCGACATGGATCTGGCGATCAACAACCCGGTGTGGGGCCTGTTCGATCCGCCGTGGAAGAAGGCGGACCAGAAGTTCCTCGAAGCCGCCGAATAA
- the nifK gene encoding nitrogenase molybdenum-iron protein subunit beta, with protein MPQSAEKVLDHAKLFHEPEYQEMFARKREQFECPSSAEAVAAQTEYLKSWDYREKNLAREAVVINPAKACQPLGAVFAAAGFEGTLSVVHGSQGCVSYYRSHLSRHFKEPCSAVSTSMTEDAAVFGGLNNMIDGLANAYKLYQPKMLAVSTTCMAEVIGDDLHAFIETARQKGSVPEDFSVPFAHTPAFVGSHVDGYDVAIKGILEHFWKGKTRVANGKINIIPGFDGYCVGNNRELKRILDEMGVEYTLIQDASDQFDTPSDGEFRMYDGGTKLADVADALNAKATISLQHWCSRKTLDYVAEAGQETASFNYPLGVGATDDLLMKISELSGKAIPASITKERGRLVDAIADSQSYLHGKKYAIFGDPDFVYSMARFVMETGGEPTHCLATNGTTAWAEDMQKLLASSPFGKGCQVWAGKDLWHLRSILFTEPVDMLIGSSYGKFLQKDTGIPLVRLTFPIFDRHHHHRFPVIGYQGGLRVLTSILDKVFDKLDADASTPGKDVSFDLTR; from the coding sequence ATGCCGCAGTCCGCCGAAAAGGTGCTCGACCACGCAAAGCTGTTCCACGAGCCCGAATATCAGGAGATGTTCGCTCGCAAGCGCGAGCAGTTCGAGTGCCCGTCTTCCGCCGAGGCCGTCGCCGCGCAGACCGAATATCTGAAGAGCTGGGACTACCGCGAGAAGAACCTCGCCCGCGAGGCGGTGGTGATCAACCCGGCGAAGGCCTGCCAGCCGCTCGGCGCGGTGTTCGCCGCCGCCGGCTTCGAGGGCACGCTCTCCGTGGTGCACGGCTCGCAGGGCTGCGTCTCCTACTATCGCTCGCATCTGTCGCGTCACTTCAAGGAGCCGTGCTCGGCGGTCTCCACGTCGATGACCGAGGACGCGGCGGTGTTCGGCGGCCTCAACAACATGATCGACGGCCTCGCGAACGCCTACAAGCTCTATCAGCCGAAGATGCTGGCGGTCTCGACCACCTGCATGGCGGAAGTCATCGGCGACGACCTGCACGCCTTCATCGAGACCGCGCGCCAGAAGGGCTCGGTGCCGGAAGACTTCAGCGTGCCGTTCGCCCACACCCCGGCGTTCGTCGGCAGCCATGTCGACGGCTACGACGTGGCGATCAAGGGCATTCTTGAGCACTTCTGGAAGGGCAAGACCCGCGTCGCCAACGGCAAGATCAACATCATTCCGGGCTTCGACGGCTACTGCGTCGGCAACAATCGCGAGCTGAAGCGCATCCTCGACGAGATGGGCGTGGAATACACGCTGATCCAGGACGCGTCCGACCAGTTCGACACGCCCTCCGACGGCGAGTTCCGCATGTATGACGGCGGCACCAAGCTGGCCGATGTCGCGGACGCGCTCAACGCCAAGGCGACGATCTCGCTGCAGCACTGGTGCTCGCGCAAGACGCTCGACTACGTCGCCGAGGCCGGCCAGGAGACCGCGAGCTTCAACTATCCGCTCGGCGTCGGCGCCACCGACGACCTGCTGATGAAGATCTCCGAGCTCTCCGGCAAGGCGATCCCGGCCTCGATCACCAAGGAGCGCGGCCGCCTCGTCGATGCCATCGCCGACAGCCAGTCCTATCTGCACGGCAAGAAGTACGCGATCTTCGGCGATCCGGACTTCGTGTACTCGATGGCCCGCTTCGTGATGGAGACGGGCGGCGAGCCGACGCACTGCCTCGCCACCAACGGCACCACCGCCTGGGCCGAGGACATGCAGAAGCTGCTCGCTTCCTCGCCGTTCGGCAAGGGCTGCCAGGTGTGGGCCGGCAAGGACCTGTGGCACCTGCGCTCGATCCTGTTCACCGAGCCGGTGGACATGCTGATCGGCAGCTCCTACGGCAAGTTCCTGCAGAAGGACACCGGCATCCCGCTGGTGCGCCTCACCTTCCCGATCTTCGACCGTCACCACCACCACCGCTTCCCGGTGATCGGCTATCAGGGCGGCCTGCGTGTCCTGACGTCGATCCTCGACAAGGTGTTCGACAAGCTCGACGCCGATGCGTCGACGCCGGGCAAGGACGTGTCGTTCGACCTGACGCGGTGA